In the genome of Calditrichota bacterium, one region contains:
- a CDS encoding aldehyde ferredoxin oxidoreductase family protein, translating into MSMQNRGYANRILTVDLSTGAITTEELDEQIARLYLGGKGLGSYLLYTRMAPKVDALGPDNLLIFATGPLTGTIAPTSSRLCVMAKSPKTGTYMDSYCGGFFGQTLKYAGYDAVVIKGAAKQPKALVLDDQSVELVDAADLWGKNTAETANALRERYGQDVQTAVIGPAGERLATLSGVFCGLRTAGRAGTGAVMGSKKLKGIALRGTGSVQVANRQEYEEAVWIAHRMLRMSSQVKRMVDFGTPNIVLLVNAAGALPTRNFQYGQFDKAEALAGEVWRKHYWKKDIACEGCPIACSKIAYSPKFDTAIDGPDYETIFALGSNCGVADHEAIIYANYLCDMYGVDTITVGNIIGFVMELYERGMVGKGELDGIEAVWGSGEALVQLTEKIAKGEGIGELLEKGVREISKHFPGSEDFAMHVKGLEMPGYLPRAAKGIGLSYAISERGACHLRGSPLVEILGGAEPLTPEGKAALFKVNQTDSAVVNCLILCYFVKFGITLKEVWQMVNPCTGLAYASPRELDQVGERIVNLARLYNLREGFTANDDTLPKRCVAEPLPAGRAKGQVVELDRLRADYYKLMGWDENGVPRVETLRDLGIADMLDFMR; encoded by the coding sequence ATGTCCATGCAGAATAGAGGCTACGCCAACAGGATCCTCACCGTCGATCTGAGCACCGGTGCGATCACCACAGAGGAGTTGGACGAACAGATAGCCCGCCTCTACTTAGGGGGCAAGGGGCTCGGCTCGTACCTGCTCTACACGCGCATGGCGCCTAAGGTGGACGCGCTCGGGCCCGACAACCTGCTCATTTTTGCCACCGGTCCGTTGACCGGGACCATCGCCCCCACGTCAAGCCGGCTCTGCGTGATGGCAAAGAGCCCCAAGACAGGCACTTACATGGACTCCTACTGCGGCGGCTTCTTTGGTCAGACGCTCAAGTACGCGGGCTATGACGCCGTGGTCATCAAGGGTGCGGCCAAGCAACCGAAGGCCCTCGTTCTGGATGACCAGTCGGTGGAACTGGTGGATGCGGCCGACCTCTGGGGAAAGAACACCGCCGAGACTGCCAATGCCCTGCGCGAGCGCTATGGCCAAGACGTGCAGACGGCGGTGATCGGTCCCGCGGGCGAGCGCCTGGCCACTCTTTCCGGTGTGTTCTGCGGCCTGCGCACCGCAGGGCGAGCAGGCACCGGTGCAGTCATGGGCTCCAAGAAGCTCAAAGGGATAGCTCTCCGAGGGACGGGTTCGGTGCAGGTGGCTAACCGCCAGGAGTACGAGGAGGCTGTGTGGATTGCCCACCGCATGCTGCGCATGAGCAGCCAGGTCAAACGCATGGTCGACTTTGGCACGCCGAATATCGTCCTTTTGGTGAACGCCGCTGGCGCCTTGCCCACCCGTAACTTCCAGTACGGGCAGTTTGACAAGGCGGAGGCGCTGGCAGGCGAAGTGTGGCGCAAGCATTACTGGAAAAAGGACATCGCCTGCGAAGGGTGCCCCATCGCTTGCTCAAAGATCGCCTACTCCCCAAAGTTTGATACTGCCATCGATGGACCCGACTATGAAACGATTTTTGCCCTGGGCAGCAACTGCGGCGTTGCCGACCACGAGGCGATAATTTACGCCAACTACCTGTGCGACATGTACGGCGTCGATACCATCACCGTCGGCAACATCATCGGTTTTGTGATGGAACTCTACGAGCGGGGCATGGTGGGCAAGGGGGAGCTGGACGGGATCGAGGCCGTGTGGGGCAGTGGTGAGGCCCTGGTACAGTTGACAGAGAAGATTGCTAAAGGCGAAGGGATCGGAGAGCTGTTAGAGAAAGGGGTACGCGAGATTAGCAAGCACTTCCCTGGGAGCGAAGATTTCGCCATGCACGTCAAGGGCTTAGAGATGCCGGGCTATCTACCCCGTGCCGCCAAGGGGATCGGCCTAAGCTACGCCATCTCCGAGCGGGGCGCCTGCCACTTGAGAGGCTCCCCATTGGTGGAAATCCTCGGCGGGGCCGAACCTCTGACGCCGGAAGGGAAGGCAGCTCTGTTCAAAGTGAACCAGACCGACAGCGCCGTGGTCAACTGCCTCATCCTTTGCTATTTCGTCAAATTCGGCATCACGCTCAAAGAAGTCTGGCAGATGGTCAATCCCTGTACCGGCCTGGCCTACGCCAGCCCGCGCGAGCTCGACCAAGTGGGCGAGCGAATCGTCAACTTAGCGCGGCTTTACAACTTGCGTGAGGGCTTTACCGCCAACGACGACACCCTGCCCAAGAGGTGTGTGGCGGAACCGCTCCCGGCGGGGCGAGCAAAGGGGCAGGTAGTGGAGCTGGACAGACTCCGAGCTGACTACTACAAACTCATGGGTTGGGACGAGAACGGTGTGCCCAGGGTGGAGACCCTGCGCGACTTGGGCATTGCCGATATGCTGGATTTCATGCGATGA
- a CDS encoding 4Fe-4S binding protein, with protein MVRCPGKTARLNRLFNPRDGRAVCVAADHGWMSDVTPNVMELRRILELVVRGGADGILISFGTAVRHGHLLRGKDSPAMLIRADWMNMPRLGASNVSNVLPVVNFKKMATSRARDALLMGASAITIYYFIGYGDEFEAINIEQAADFAKECRKVGLPLIIEPMAVGGMVTGVNIAEILIASGRIAAEIGADALKIPYTGDVKSFKQLVDQAGVPVLVLGGAKSDVPRDALELVDEALRAGASGTVFGRNVTKAKDPEKMVSDIVALVHGGKTIAEILGERRALGQRLKPVPTQCVGCQLCEVACVRAHTPGYGQTRARLRIQFPPLGDELSPIRPVVCTLCGQCVEACQPGALTIGPDSRLVLERNLCTQCGACVEACPFDLIFTENGYPVVCDLCEGDPECVKWCKRGAIVLTEWKRRARHVHAE; from the coding sequence ATGGTGCGCTGCCCAGGTAAGACGGCGCGGCTGAATCGCCTGTTCAACCCGAGGGACGGGCGAGCCGTGTGCGTGGCCGCTGACCACGGCTGGATGTCTGATGTCACCCCCAATGTGATGGAGTTGCGGCGCATCCTGGAGCTGGTGGTCCGCGGCGGCGCCGATGGCATTCTCATCAGCTTTGGCACGGCAGTGCGCCACGGTCACCTCCTGCGCGGCAAGGACTCGCCGGCAATGCTCATTCGCGCCGACTGGATGAACATGCCCCGCCTCGGTGCCTCCAACGTGAGCAACGTGCTGCCGGTGGTCAACTTCAAGAAGATGGCCACCTCTCGCGCCCGCGACGCCCTGCTTATGGGCGCTTCGGCCATCACCATTTACTACTTCATCGGTTACGGAGATGAGTTCGAGGCCATAAACATCGAGCAGGCGGCCGACTTTGCCAAGGAGTGCCGCAAGGTTGGCCTGCCGTTGATCATCGAACCTATGGCCGTGGGCGGCATGGTCACCGGCGTGAATATTGCCGAGATCCTCATCGCTTCGGGGCGCATCGCGGCGGAAATCGGCGCCGACGCACTGAAGATCCCCTACACCGGCGATGTAAAGTCATTCAAGCAGTTGGTGGATCAAGCGGGTGTGCCTGTGCTGGTCTTGGGCGGTGCCAAATCCGATGTCCCCCGCGATGCCTTGGAGTTAGTGGACGAGGCACTGCGCGCCGGCGCCAGTGGCACCGTGTTTGGCCGCAACGTCACCAAGGCCAAGGACCCCGAGAAGATGGTCTCCGACATTGTCGCCTTGGTGCACGGCGGCAAGACCATCGCCGAGATCTTGGGAGAGCGCCGCGCTTTGGGACAGCGACTCAAGCCAGTGCCCACTCAGTGCGTGGGTTGTCAGCTCTGTGAGGTTGCCTGCGTCCGGGCGCACACCCCAGGGTACGGCCAGACACGCGCGCGGCTGCGTATCCAGTTTCCTCCGCTGGGTGACGAGCTCAGCCCGATCCGTCCGGTGGTCTGCACCCTGTGTGGCCAATGTGTGGAAGCCTGCCAGCCTGGTGCGCTCACCATCGGGCCTGACTCGCGGCTCGTTCTCGAGCGGAACCTGTGCACGCAATGTGGCGCCTGCGTCGAGGCCTGCCCCTTTGATCTTATCTTCACCGAGAATGGCTACCCAGTGGTCTGTGACCTGTGTGAGGGCGATCCGGAGTGCGTGAAATGGTGCAAGCGTGGCGCCATCGTCCTTACCGAGTGGAAGCGGAGAGCGCGACATGTCCATGCAGAATAG
- a CDS encoding DUF2892 domain-containing protein codes for MKKNMGSVDRTVRILVALVIALLYILNVISGTLAIILGIVAVVFLLTSFVGFCPLYVPFKICTLSKKEREQAAK; via the coding sequence ATGAAGAAGAACATGGGTTCAGTGGACAGGACGGTGCGCATTCTGGTGGCGCTGGTCATCGCGTTGCTGTACATCCTGAACGTCATCTCGGGCACGCTGGCGATTATTCTGGGCATTGTGGCGGTGGTTTTTCTGCTTACCAGCTTTGTCGGTTTTTGCCCGCTCTACGTTCCCTTCAAGATTTGCACGCTGAGCAAGAAAGAGCGGGAACAGGCCGCCAAATAG